The sequence below is a genomic window from Rhizobium gallicum bv. gallicum R602sp.
ACGAAGCATCTCGCCTGGACAGCATCGACCAGCGTCTCCTCGATGCGCTGGCGCAGAACGCGCGCATCTCGCTAAAAGAGCTGGCGCAGGTGGCCAACCTCTCCTCGCCAAGCGCGGCGGAACGGTTGCGAAGGCTGGAGGAGCGCGGCATCGTCACGGCCTTCACGATCGATATCGATCCGGCTGCGCTCGGCTATCCGCTACAGGCAATCGTCCGCGTCCGGCCGTTGCCGGGACAGTTGCATGTCGTCGAGCGCATCATCCAGGAGACACCGGAATTCATCGAATGCGACAAGGTAACCGGCGACGATTGCTTTATCGCCCGCCTCGTCGTCCGCTCGATGGGAGAACTCGACGGTATTCTGGACAAGGTGGCCGAAAGGGCTGAGACCAACACCTCGATGATCAAGGCTTCCCCCGTCAAACGGCGCCTGCCGCCGCTTTCGAGCCGCTGAATGGATGCCTCGCGAACCGTTCTGTCTAGAAGTCCGCCATCGGCGAGAGCATCGCCGGCGACGCGGGCGCGAGATCGGTCGTACTGCGGACCATGAAGGCCGTTCCGCTGTCGAAGGCGAGAGCCTCTCCGCGCCAGTCAAGCTTGTCCGGCGAAAAGAAGACGTCGACCTGTTCGGGCCCCTCGCCGAGCCTGCCGAGGATGACGGCAAGCGGCGGAATTTCCGTAGCGACGACGTCGAGCAGGCCGAAGCGGCCAGACTTCCCGGCTTTCCACGCGATGACGGCTTTCTCCGCGTCGAGCCAGCTCAAACGAACCTCGGGATCGAGTTGGGTATTTATGAGAAACATTGCCGCACTGCCCGAAACGGCCAGCACATCCGAAACCGGTGTCCGCGTCTTCAGCGCCTCCTGCAGCAAAGCGAGATCCGCCTTATTCAATGGATCGAGCTCTCGGGCAGGTTTTCCCGCGGAATATGGTTTCGGTGCTGCCCCGCAATAGCGGTGCATCGGCAGGCTGCGGAAGCCGTAAGGTTCGTAGAGCA
It includes:
- a CDS encoding Lrp/AsnC family transcriptional regulator, encoding MTANEASRLDSIDQRLLDALAQNARISLKELAQVANLSSPSAAERLRRLEERGIVTAFTIDIDPAALGYPLQAIVRVRPLPGQLHVVERIIQETPEFIECDKVTGDDCFIARLVVRSMGELDGILDKVAERAETNTSMIKASPVKRRLPPLSSR
- a CDS encoding GNAT family N-acetyltransferase, producing MSKSFDSAGLTFRQDYFDDRAAWAALVSLLGDTFGIDIGPLQQLGGPDPTSMPFGWFAAGNTLAANLSAFAMPLVVNGRQINAAAFQSGAVRPPWRGRGLYRDVTCKALEWCESRQFEAIVLYTDKPLLYEPYGFRSLPMHRYCGAAPKPYSAGKPARELDPLNKADLALLQEALKTRTPVSDVLAVSGSAAMFLINTQLDPEVRLSWLDAEKAVIAWKAGKSGRFGLLDVVATEIPPLAVILGRLGEGPEQVDVFFSPDKLDWRGEALAFDSGTAFMVRSTTDLAPASPAMLSPMADF